Genomic window (Candidatus Effluviviaceae Genus V sp.):
CATCGGGACTTCCGGCACTCCCAAGGCGAGAGCCTTTGTCAAGTTACGAGCCTCGGGATGTGCCGCCCGAATCGCCGCTCACGCCGCTTCGCGGAACCGGTTCCGGCGGGCTCGACGCGGCCCATCGCCTCCGTCCGACGACACGCCGCTCGGTCAGCGTTCGCATCCCGATCGGCTCGCCGCTCTTCACGTAGACACGGGCGACCCTCTTGCCGATACCGCAGATGACCTCGTAGTTGATCGTCCCCACGTTCTCGGCGATCTCGTCGACCGAGATCTCAGCATCCCCCTGGGACCCGAAGATCACGACCTCGTCGCCGACGGCCGCCTCGGGAACGCCGCTCAGGTCCACCATCGTCACGTCCATCGTCACACGCCCGATGATCGGCGCGCGCACGCCCCGGATGAGCACCTCGCCCCTGTTCGAGAGACGGAAGCTCATGCCGTGGCCGTAGCCGGCCGGGATGACCGCTGCCCGCATCGGGCCCGGCGCCACGTACGTCCTTCCGTAGCTCACCGGGTGTCCCTCCGGGAGGTCCCGTATCTGCGCGATCCTCGCCTTGAAACTCATGACCGGAACAAGGTCGGCTTCCGGCCCGACGCCCAGCGACGGTCTGAGGCCGTAGATCATCAGGCCGGGACGCACCATGTTGAGCGGTCCACTGAACGACTCGCTGACACCGAGCACCGCTCCGCTGTTCGCGGCGTGCACCAGCGGCACCGCAACGCCCTTCGCCGACAGCCGGTCGACGGCCCGCAGGAAGCGCTCAACCTGGCGCCGTGTGTAGTCCGGATCCTCGTCCGACGAGGGGAAGTGCGTGAACACTCCCTCCAGCACGAGGTCCGGCAGCTTGCTGACGGCTGTGATGAACGGGATGGCGTCCTCGAACTCGACGCCGCTCCTGCCCATGCCGGTGTCGACCTCGACGTGGACGGCGGCTGCCTTGCTCCTGGCGCCGGCCGCGCGCGAGAGCGCACGGGCGATCGCGAGGCTCGGCACGGTGCAGCAGAGATCATACTCGACGATGTCCGGCGTCTCGCTCTCCATCGGAGGGCTGAGAATGAGGATCGGAGCGGCGATGCCGGCCTGCCGAAGCTCGATGCCCTCCTGGAGCGTCGCGACACCAAGCATGTCGACACCCGACTGCACGGCGACCCGCGCAACCTCGACCGCGCCGTGACCGTACGCGTCGGCCTTCACCACGAACATCACCCCGAGGTCGTCGCCCACGAGACGACGTACCTCACCGATGTTGTGGCCGAGCGCGTCCAGGTCGATCTCAACCCAGGCCGAGAAGAACACCTGGTACCTCCGTCAGTTCATCCTGCGTGTCAAGCGTCATCCCTGATAGCACAGGGCCCATTGACCCGCAAGCGATTTCGGGCCATTCAGCGGGCATCTCCCGTCCGCGGTCCGCGCGGCTGCGCCTCCTCGCGGAGAAGCACCGTTCGTCCTTCCTCGGCAGCGACCGTCGCCGGCCGCCGCCGGGGCTCTCCTTCCCGCTTCTCTTCACGATGTCAAAGAGCTGCGCGGCGCCGATCCCGTCGGGACCGTGCCGCGTCCACCGTCGTCGCCCTCTCCATTCAGGCTCGGATGGCCTACGGAAGGGGCATTGTTGCACGTTCGGGGGCGTGACGATGCAAGCGCTGTACCAAGGGTGCCTTGTTTTGGGCCCTTTCCGGTGAACGGGGGCACCGGCGAGGGCTCCCTGGGGCGCTCCCGGGTGAGCCGATCCACCCCCGAAGCCCCTAGCAAAGGAGCTTTTCGTTGAAGGGGCCCCCGGCGTGCTGTAAGGTCCGGTGGTTCCTACGAAATCGTCGCTCTTCGGGGACTGAGCGGTCATCATGTCGTTCCGTCCTTCGCAGCAACACAGGAGGAGAGGCTGTTGTGAACGAGCATTCAGCAGGCGGGTCCTTCCAGCGTCTGGTGGACCTGACCAGGACCCTGCGGTCGTCGGACGGCTGCGCCTGGGACAGGGCGCAGACCATCGAGACGCTCCGCCCCCACCTCATAGAGGAGTTCCACGAGGTCCTCGAGGCGCTCGACGCGTCGGAGGACGCCGGTCTTCGGGACGAGCTCGGCGACCTGCTCTTCCTCGTGGTGTTCATGGCACAGATCGCCTCCGAGGATGACCGGTTCGACATCGCCGGCATCATCGAGGGACTCACCGCCAAGCTGGTCCGGCGCCATCCACACGTGTTCGGCGACGCCGTGGCCTC
Coding sequences:
- the alr gene encoding alanine racemase, translated to MFFSAWVEIDLDALGHNIGEVRRLVGDDLGVMFVVKADAYGHGAVEVARVAVQSGVDMLGVATLQEGIELRQAGIAAPILILSPPMESETPDIVEYDLCCTVPSLAIARALSRAAGARSKAAAVHVEVDTGMGRSGVEFEDAIPFITAVSKLPDLVLEGVFTHFPSSDEDPDYTRRQVERFLRAVDRLSAKGVAVPLVHAANSGAVLGVSESFSGPLNMVRPGLMIYGLRPSLGVGPEADLVPVMSFKARIAQIRDLPEGHPVSYGRTYVAPGPMRAAVIPAGYGHGMSFRLSNRGEVLIRGVRAPIIGRVTMDVTMVDLSGVPEAAVGDEVVIFGSQGDAEISVDEIAENVGTINYEVICGIGKRVARVYVKSGEPIGMRTLTERRVVGRRRWAASSPPEPVPRSGVSGDSGGTSRGS